CGCAGGCAAGGCGCGTGCGCGCCCGGATCTCGTCCGCGAGGTCCTCAACAAGGTCCGGCGGGACGGCCTGCGCACGACCGTGCGCGAGACGTTCATCCGGCTGGACAGTCCGCAGCCGCTGGGCTACAGCTGCGCCGGGGTTGTGGTGGACGCCGGCGCCGGCGTCGACGGCTTCCGGCCCGGCGATCGTGTCGCCTGCGCCGGCACCGGCTGGGCCGCGCACGCGGAGGTCGTGCTGGTGCCGCGCCAGTTGTGCGTGCCGCTCCCCGCCGAGGTCACGGATGAGGCCGGCGCCTTTGCCACGCTCGGGGCGATCGCGCTCCACGGCGTGCGCCGCGCGGGCGCGGGCCTCGGCGAGGTCGTGGCCGTCCTGGGGTTGGGCATCGTCGGCCAGCTGACGGTGCAGCTGCTGCGGTCCGCGGGCTGCCGCGTCGTGGCGTACGATGTGGTACCGGCGCGCGTGAAGCTGGCCGGCGAGCTCGGCGCGGACGCGGCGGCGGTCACGGCCGACGACGCGCGCGCGGCGGCCATCCGGATCACGGGTGGGCTCGGCGTCGATGCGGTGATCGTGACCGCCTCGACGGCGAGCAGCGCTCCGGTGGCGCTCGCGGCGGACCTGGCGCGCGTGCGGGGCACGGTGGTGATGGTGGGCACCACCGGGATGGACGTGCCGCGGCGCCCGTTCTGGAAGAAAGAGCTCGCGCTCGTGCTTTCGAAGGCGTCGGGCCCGGGCAGCGAGGACGAGACATACGAGCGCCGGGGCGTGGCCTTCCCGGCGCCGTACGTGCGGTGGACCGCCGGACGGAACATGGCCGCGTTTGTCGGCGAGCTCGCATCCGGGCGGGTGCGGGTCGAACCGCTCGTCACGCACCGGTTCCCGATCGAGCGGGCCGGCGACGCCTACGACCTGATCTCCGGCCGCGCGGCGCAGCCCCACCTCGGCGTGGTCCTGACGTATCCGGCGGAGAGCGATGCGCGGCGGACGATCGCGCTCCGGCCGGCGCCCCGCCGGGCCGGCGGCCTCCGGATCGGCGTCATCGGCGGCGGCGTCTTCGCCCGTACCGTGCTCCTTCCCGCGCTCCGCGGGGTCCCCGGCGTGCGGCTGCGCGCCGTCGCCACGGCGACCGGACTGTCCGCGCGGCACGTCGGCGACCGGCTGGGGTTTGAGGTGTGCACGACCGACCCCCGCGCGGTGCTGGATGACGATCAGGTGGACGCGGTGGTGGTCGCGACGCGCCACGATCTGCACGCGTCCCTCGCCGCGGACGCGCTGCGCGCAGGGAAGCACGTCTTCGTGGAGAAACCGTTGGCGCTGACCGCGGAGGACGTCCGCGCCGTGGTCGCCGCGTATACGGCCTCGCCCCGAACGCTGATGGTCGGGTTCAACCGCCGGTATTCGCCGATCGTTCGAATCCTGAAGGATTTCGTCGGCGCGGTGCGGCCGCTCGTGCTGACGTACCGCGTCAACGCCGGCGCGATCCCGGCCGATCACTGGACGTACGACCCGGTGGAGGGCGGAGGGCGCTGGCTCGGCGAGGGCGGCCACTTCGTGGACCTTCTGCAGTACCTGACGGACGCGGAGCCGGTCGAGGTCTTTGCGCGGTCCGTCGGGCCGGCCGGCGCGGCGTCGCTCGTCATCTCGCTGGCGTTCCGCGACGGCTCCGCGGGAACGATTGCGTACGTGGACGGCGCCGACCGCGCGCTCTTCCGGGAGCGCCTCGACGTCTTCGGCGCGGGGGTGGCGTGTACGCTCGACGACTTCCGCCGGGCGACGCTGGCCCGGGGCGGCCGCGTGCGGCAGGTCCGCCGGTTGGAGGCGGAGCGGGGGCATCGGGAGGAGCTGCGGGCGTGGGTCGCGGCCGCGGCCGGGAGCGCGTCCTCCCCGGTGCCGCTCGAGACCTATGTGGCGAACGCGGCGTGTTGCTTCGCGGTCGCGGAGTCCGTCCGGACCGGACGCCCGGTCGCGGTGGACGCCGCCGCGCTGCTGCGACCGCCGGCGACGGACGCCACCAGTTAGGGGGGTCGACGGTTGATGAGTGAGGGAGACGCGTTTACCGGCCGGACGGTCCTCGTGACCGGCGGGGCGGGCTGCATCGGCAGCAATCTCGTGGAGGCGCTCGCGCGGCACGGCGCGGGCCGGATTTTGGTCCTGGACAACCTCTCCTCGGCGAGCCGCTGGAACGTGCCGGATCACGCGCCGGTGCGGTTCGTCCAGGGCAGCGTGACCGAGGATGAGACGCTGCGCGGCGTCTTCGCCGAGCGGCCGGACTACGTGTATCATCTCGCCGCGCTCTTCGCCAACCAGAACTCCGTCGATCACCCCGAGCAGGATCTGCTGGTCAACGGGCTCGGCACGCTGAAGATGCTGCAGTTCGCGCATCTGGCCGGGGTGCGTCGGTTCGTGTACGCGTCGTCGGGCTGCTCCGTGTACGGCAGCAAGGCGCCGCTGCCGCTGCGCGAGGACTTCGTGTCGATCGATCTCGACACGCCGTATCAGATCACGAAGCTGCTCGGCGAGCTCTACTGCAACTTCTTCCATCACTACTATCAGTTGCCGGTCGTGCGGGCGCGATTCTTCAACGTTTACGGACCCGGCGAGATCCCCGGCCGCTACCGGAATGTCATCCCGAATTTTCTCTACTGGGCGATGCGCAAGGAGCCCCTGCCGATCACCGGCACCGGTGAAGAGACCCGCGACTTCACGTACGTCGGGGATGTCGTGCGGGGTCTGCTCGCCGCGGGCGTCGCCGACGAGGCCGTCGGCGAGGCAATGAATCTCGCGTCGGGCCGGGAGGTTACCGTCGGGAGCCTGGCCGCGCTCGTCAACGAGCTCACCGGCAATCCGGCCGGCGTCCGCTATGCGGCGCGGCGCTCGTGGGACAACATCACCCGCCGGTGCGCGTCGGTCGAGAAGGCCGGCCGCCTGCTCGGCTATCAGCCGTCCGTCGACTTCGAGACCGGCATCCGGCGGACGTTCGACTGGGCCACGGCGAACTGGGACCGGATCGTCCGCGACGCGCGGTTCTGAGGCGGCCGGGACGATGTACGCGGTCATTCTGGCGGGCGGCAAAGGCGAGCGGCTCCGGCCGTTCACCGAGGACCGGCCCAAGCCGATGGTCGAGATCGCCGGCATGCCGATCCTCGGCCATCAGATTCGCTGGCTGCACGCGCAGGGCGTGCGCCACGTCGTGATCGCCTGCGGATACCGCCACGAAGTCATCGAAGCCTACTTCGGGACCGGGGAGCGCTTCGGCGTGCGCATCGCGTACGCCGTGGAGGAGCAGCCGCTCGGACGGGGGGGCGGCCTGCGGCAGGCCCTCGGCCGGGTGCCGGCGGACGTGGACACCGTCATCGCGACGAACGGCGACGTGATCACGGACCTGCCGCTGGCGCCGCTGCTCGCGGCCCACCGCGCGCGGCCGGTGCTGGCCACGGTGGTCCTGGCACCGTACGTGAGTCCGTACGGCCTGGTCGAGGTGGACGACCACGACCGGGTCACCCACTTCCGCGAGAAGCCGGAGCTGCCGTATTGGATCAACGCCGGCATCTACGTCCTGGCCGCGGCCATCCGCGACTGCCTGCCCGAACGCGGCGACCACGAGACGACGACCTTCCCCGACCTCGCGCGCGCCGGCCGGCTGGGCGCGTTCAAGAGCCGGGCTTACTGGCGCGCCGTCGACACGATCAAGGACGTCAACGCGGTCACGGCGGAACTCCGCGCGACCGAGGTCGGTCCCGCCTCCCCCGGGGCGGGCGACGGCCGATGAGGGCCGTCATCCCGGTGGCCGGGCGCGGCAAACGGCTGCGGCCGCACACCCACACCCAGCCGAAGGTCTTGATGAACGTGGCCGGCAAGCCGATCCTGGCCTACATCCTCGACGACCTGCGGGATCTCGGGGTCGAGGAGATCACGTTCGTCGTCGGCTACCTTGCGGAGAAGGTGGAGGAGTTCGTCCGCGAGCGCTATTCGATTCGCGCCCACTTTATTTACCAAGACGAGCCGCTCGGCAACGGCCACGCGATCTATCTGGCGCGGGAGCACCTGACCGGGCCGACGCTGATCGTCTTTGGAGACACGATCGTGCGGGCCGACCTGCGCGCCGCGTCCCGGCTCGACTGTTCGGCGATCGGCGTGCACCAGGTGTCGGATCCGCGCGCGTTCGGCGTCGTGGAGCTGGACCGGGACGGCTTCGTGCGGCACCTGTGGGAGAAGCCGTCCGCGCCGCCGAGCGATCTCGCCGTCGTCGGCGTCTACATGATTCAGCGCCCCGGACCGCTGCGCGCGGCGCTCGAGCGCCTCGTCGAGCAGCGACGGATGGCGAACGGCGAGTACTGGCTCGCGGACGCCCTGCAGCTCATGGTCGAAAGCGGCGAGCGGCTGCGCACCTTCCCGATCGAGCGCTGGTACGACTGCGGCACGCCGGAGGCGCTGCTGCACGCGAACCACGCGCTCCTCGAGTCCTCGTCCCCGGCCCCCGCGGACATCGGCGGGTCGGTGATCGTGCCGCCGTCGTTCGTCTCCCCGACCGCGGTGGTGGAAGGATCGGTGGTCGGGCCGTACGTGACGATCGCGGAGGGCGCGCGCGTCAGCAACGCGGTGCTGCGCGAGACAATCGTGAACGCCAACGCCCGCGTGGAAGGCGTGCTCCTGGAAGACTCGATCATCGGGGAAAACGCGGCCGTGACCGGGCGCCGCTCCAGGATCAATCTCGGCGACAGTTCCGAGATCGAGCTGACGTAACCGCCCGCGCGGCCTCGACGCAGGCCCACGACAGAAAGAACGCCGCCAGCACGTCCGTCAGCCAGTGCTCTCCCAGGTAGACCAGCGCGGCCATCATGCCGAGCACCAACGCCGCCGCCGCGAAGGGAAACCGCCGCAGCAGCGTGCCCGCGACGAAGGTCGCCCGCATCGTGTGCCCCGAGGGCAGGCTGAACGGCGTCGACTGAATGGGCGCCCCGAGGGGGACCGGCAGATGACGGGCGAGCGACTCGGGCGGCCCCGGATGGACGATCAG
This region of bacterium genomic DNA includes:
- a CDS encoding phosphatase PAP2 family protein, whose translation is MRRNPARGVRAAGALLGFVVVTAVTFVPASHTVDLGATRWLQRAAPTADWPAFAVSYLGNAEVLVPGFAVAGAVLALRRRRQGLALLGLAVGLAAVSVIAVVFKHLIVHPGPPESLARHLPVPLGAPIQSTPFSLPSGHTMRATFVAGTLLRRFPFAAAALVLGMMAALVYLGEHWLTDVLAAFFLSWACVEAARAVTSARSRNCRRD
- a CDS encoding bi-domain-containing oxidoreductase, whose amino-acid sequence is MKQVVLSPRTGVLEVADVPVPQIRPGAVLVRNTASVVSVGTERFVLDMAGRSLAGKARARPDLVREVLNKVRRDGLRTTVRETFIRLDSPQPLGYSCAGVVVDAGAGVDGFRPGDRVACAGTGWAAHAEVVLVPRQLCVPLPAEVTDEAGAFATLGAIALHGVRRAGAGLGEVVAVLGLGIVGQLTVQLLRSAGCRVVAYDVVPARVKLAGELGADAAAVTADDARAAAIRITGGLGVDAVIVTASTASSAPVALAADLARVRGTVVMVGTTGMDVPRRPFWKKELALVLSKASGPGSEDETYERRGVAFPAPYVRWTAGRNMAAFVGELASGRVRVEPLVTHRFPIERAGDAYDLISGRAAQPHLGVVLTYPAESDARRTIALRPAPRRAGGLRIGVIGGGVFARTVLLPALRGVPGVRLRAVATATGLSARHVGDRLGFEVCTTDPRAVLDDDQVDAVVVATRHDLHASLAADALRAGKHVFVEKPLALTAEDVRAVVAAYTASPRTLMVGFNRRYSPIVRILKDFVGAVRPLVLTYRVNAGAIPADHWTYDPVEGGGRWLGEGGHFVDLLQYLTDAEPVEVFARSVGPAGAASLVISLAFRDGSAGTIAYVDGADRALFRERLDVFGAGVACTLDDFRRATLARGGRVRQVRRLEAERGHREELRAWVAAAAGSASSPVPLETYVANAACCFAVAESVRTGRPVAVDAAALLRPPATDATS
- a CDS encoding nucleotidyltransferase family protein, whose product is MYAVILAGGKGERLRPFTEDRPKPMVEIAGMPILGHQIRWLHAQGVRHVVIACGYRHEVIEAYFGTGERFGVRIAYAVEEQPLGRGGGLRQALGRVPADVDTVIATNGDVITDLPLAPLLAAHRARPVLATVVLAPYVSPYGLVEVDDHDRVTHFREKPELPYWINAGIYVLAAAIRDCLPERGDHETTTFPDLARAGRLGAFKSRAYWRAVDTIKDVNAVTAELRATEVGPASPGAGDGR
- a CDS encoding NAD-dependent epimerase/dehydratase family protein yields the protein MSEGDAFTGRTVLVTGGAGCIGSNLVEALARHGAGRILVLDNLSSASRWNVPDHAPVRFVQGSVTEDETLRGVFAERPDYVYHLAALFANQNSVDHPEQDLLVNGLGTLKMLQFAHLAGVRRFVYASSGCSVYGSKAPLPLREDFVSIDLDTPYQITKLLGELYCNFFHHYYQLPVVRARFFNVYGPGEIPGRYRNVIPNFLYWAMRKEPLPITGTGEETRDFTYVGDVVRGLLAAGVADEAVGEAMNLASGREVTVGSLAALVNELTGNPAGVRYAARRSWDNITRRCASVEKAGRLLGYQPSVDFETGIRRTFDWATANWDRIVRDARF
- a CDS encoding sugar phosphate nucleotidyltransferase, with amino-acid sequence MRAVIPVAGRGKRLRPHTHTQPKVLMNVAGKPILAYILDDLRDLGVEEITFVVGYLAEKVEEFVRERYSIRAHFIYQDEPLGNGHAIYLAREHLTGPTLIVFGDTIVRADLRAASRLDCSAIGVHQVSDPRAFGVVELDRDGFVRHLWEKPSAPPSDLAVVGVYMIQRPGPLRAALERLVEQRRMANGEYWLADALQLMVESGERLRTFPIERWYDCGTPEALLHANHALLESSSPAPADIGGSVIVPPSFVSPTAVVEGSVVGPYVTIAEGARVSNAVLRETIVNANARVEGVLLEDSIIGENAAVTGRRSRINLGDSSEIELT